From Methanomicrobiales archaeon HGW-Methanomicrobiales-1, a single genomic window includes:
- a CDS encoding phosphatase, with the protein MRTGNLLASLNNNDDNFIGGADLHLHTTASDGTLTPYQMVKFAKDAGLSAIAITDHDSTSGLEEAISAGNELEIEVIPGIELSTLDGEKEVHILGYFIDPSNIMLIDFLSKMIRARDNRTVEMVEKLNDLGVDISLDRVRDISGTPFIGRPHIARAMLEMGYIREPAEAFTPEYIGSGGRAYVERFKISPEGAIGLIHKAGGVAVLAHPGYLGDRSALGEKDIARYVGYGLDGVEVFYSKHTSKQVEYYKCAALKYGVIMTGGSDCHGWEDVRLGEVRLEKQYVETLKYYKFHRNKELRGQYEYFFN; encoded by the coding sequence ATGAGAACTGGAAATTTACTTGCCAGCCTCAACAACAATGACGACAATTTTATTGGAGGAGCGGATCTACATCTCCATACCACCGCTTCCGATGGCACACTCACGCCATACCAGATGGTGAAATTTGCAAAAGATGCAGGTTTATCTGCTATTGCAATTACTGACCATGATTCCACGAGCGGACTTGAAGAGGCGATTAGTGCAGGTAATGAACTGGAGATCGAAGTAATTCCAGGAATTGAATTATCTACCTTGGATGGTGAGAAAGAAGTACATATTTTGGGCTATTTTATTGATCCCTCCAATATAATGCTAATCGATTTCCTATCAAAAATGATTCGTGCTCGTGATAACCGAACTGTAGAGATGGTAGAAAAGCTTAATGATCTTGGTGTCGATATTTCTTTAGACCGAGTGCGTGATATTTCGGGAACGCCATTTATCGGCAGGCCGCATATTGCACGGGCAATGCTGGAGATGGGCTATATCAGGGAGCCAGCAGAAGCATTTACTCCCGAATATATTGGCAGCGGAGGAAGGGCGTATGTTGAGAGGTTTAAGATATCGCCAGAGGGTGCTATTGGGCTGATTCATAAGGCTGGTGGGGTGGCAGTCCTTGCTCATCCCGGGTATCTTGGGGACCGGAGTGCCCTCGGTGAAAAGGATATTGCGCGGTATGTTGGATATGGGCTTGATGGGGTAGAGGTGTTTTATAGTAAACATACTTCAAAACAAGTTGAATATTATAAATGTGCCGCGTTAAAGTATGGTGTGATCATGACCGGGGGATCGGACTGCCATGGTTGGGAGGACGTGCGTTTGGGGGAGGTTCGATTGGAAAAACAATATGTTGAAACGTTAAAATATTATAAATTTCATCGAAATAAAGAATTACGAGGACAATATGAATATTTTTTTAATTGA